In one Desulfomicrobium macestii genomic region, the following are encoded:
- a CDS encoding sigma-54-dependent transcriptional regulator, which yields MGNHILIIDDEKNYLLVLEAILEEEGYTVTALGDPVMAMTYLDESEVDVVITDMKMPGMTGQQVLETVRKRHPHVPVMIMTAFGTIDRAVDAMKSGAFDYITKPFSNDEILLSVGKAMKLSHAEQQNRLLRESLAEKFGKETIIGNSKPIQDVLTLAGKVAPTRSNVLVTGESGTGKELVARAIHIASDRKDMPFISVNCMSLNPGVLESELFGHEKGSFTGAMALKRGRFELAQGGTLFLDEIGELSQEMQVKLLRVLQERVIERVGGTETIAVDFRLVAATNKNLQEEIVAGRFREDLFYRLNVVNIHLPPLRERREDIPILASHFLRKFSLENNRQVHGFTPGAIDYLSAYEWPGNVRQLENVIERCVVLSSHDVIDVDDLPAELRDEEMQFKSAVDLLPLKVNLSETLEKIEAALIRRAMVRSGFVQVKTAELLDVSKSLLQYKLKKYKISAKN from the coding sequence ATGGGCAATCACATACTGATCATCGACGACGAGAAAAACTATCTCCTGGTGCTGGAGGCCATCCTCGAAGAGGAGGGGTACACGGTCACGGCCCTGGGCGACCCGGTCATGGCCATGACCTACCTCGACGAGTCCGAGGTCGATGTGGTCATAACCGACATGAAAATGCCCGGCATGACCGGCCAGCAGGTTCTGGAGACGGTACGCAAGCGTCATCCCCATGTCCCGGTCATGATCATGACTGCTTTCGGCACCATCGATCGCGCCGTGGATGCCATGAAGAGCGGGGCTTTTGACTACATCACCAAGCCATTTTCCAATGACGAGATCCTGCTCTCCGTAGGCAAGGCCATGAAACTCTCCCACGCGGAGCAGCAGAACCGTCTGTTGCGGGAAAGCCTGGCCGAAAAGTTCGGCAAGGAAACCATCATCGGCAACTCCAAGCCCATCCAGGATGTCCTGACCCTGGCGGGCAAGGTCGCCCCTACGCGCAGCAACGTGCTGGTCACGGGCGAGTCCGGCACGGGCAAGGAATTGGTGGCCCGGGCCATCCACATCGCCTCGGACCGCAAGGACATGCCGTTTATCTCGGTCAACTGCATGTCCCTGAACCCGGGCGTGCTGGAGAGCGAGCTTTTCGGCCACGAAAAGGGCTCCTTCACCGGAGCGATGGCCCTGAAGCGCGGCCGCTTCGAGCTGGCCCAGGGCGGGACGCTTTTCCTGGACGAGATCGGGGAGCTTTCCCAGGAGATGCAGGTCAAGCTTCTGCGCGTGCTGCAGGAGCGGGTGATCGAGCGGGTCGGCGGCACGGAGACCATTGCCGTGGATTTCAGGCTGGTGGCGGCCACCAACAAGAACCTGCAGGAGGAGATCGTGGCCGGCAGGTTCCGCGAGGATCTCTTTTACCGCCTGAACGTGGTCAACATCCATCTGCCGCCCTTGCGCGAGCGGCGTGAGGACATCCCCATCCTGGCCAGCCATTTTCTGCGCAAGTTCTCGCTGGAGAACAACCGTCAGGTGCACGGCTTCACTCCCGGCGCCATCGACTATCTTTCCGCCTACGAATGGCCGGGCAACGTGCGCCAGCTGGAGAACGTCATCGAGCGCTGCGTGGTCCTCAGCAGCCACGACGTGATCGATGTGGACGATCTGCCGGCGGAGCTGCGCGACGAGGAGATGCAGTTCAAGAGCGCCGTGGATCTTTTGCCGCTCAAGGTCAATCTGTCCGAAACCCTGGAAAAGATCGAGGCGGCCCTCATCCGCCGGGCCATGGTCCGCTCCGGATTCGTGCAGGTCAAGACGGCGGAGCTCCTTGACGTGTCCAAGAGCCTGCTGCAGTACAAGCTCAAGAAATACAAGATCTCGGCCAAGAACTAG
- a CDS encoding histidine kinase dimerization/phospho-acceptor domain-containing protein has translation MKLNPFRVDPAHPFQLVKFLSISTLVLILASSSLMSVFMTNYAKSALLKKNQAFARLLAENLNHQIYRRFTLPVVLGFGRVELKRKDQYERLEQVIESTIHSFHVLDLRIYDEQNEVAFSTDAEQVGNNELGDEAVQAAIQSGKISFELQNSLSIWDVLAAINLEDGDVVLRTVYPLRAERDLRFRDQPGPLLGILELTQDITSDYETVLHLLRLIILTTFMGSAALYGLIFFLVRKADRVLDERLRDKDRLEKELLQNEKLASMGRMVASIAHEIRNPLGIIRSSAELLLKRQKAEGGTNVKMLEAIFHESKRLSQTVNDFLDYARPRQPSLEDVDLEKVVRHAVGFLTQEGQEHGVVVESSLPTRYVVQGDRDLLYRGFYNLISNAIQACSDGGHVRIMPVCHEDQMAVLVQDTGTGFDSKQLDRYVEPFFTTKDTGTGLGLAITSSIFQIHGAEMILRNGPHGGAEALVIFSEPC, from the coding sequence ATGAAGCTCAATCCCTTTCGCGTTGATCCGGCCCATCCCTTTCAGCTGGTAAAATTCCTGTCCATCAGCACGCTGGTGCTGATTCTTGCGTCAAGCAGCCTCATGTCGGTGTTCATGACCAATTACGCCAAGAGCGCGCTCCTGAAGAAAAATCAGGCCTTCGCCAGACTGTTGGCCGAGAACCTGAACCATCAGATCTACAGGCGTTTCACCTTGCCCGTAGTGCTCGGTTTCGGGCGTGTCGAGCTCAAGCGCAAGGACCAGTACGAACGCCTGGAGCAGGTCATCGAATCGACCATCCATTCCTTTCATGTCCTTGATCTGCGCATCTACGACGAGCAGAACGAGGTCGCCTTCAGCACCGATGCCGAGCAGGTCGGTAACAACGAATTGGGCGACGAGGCCGTGCAGGCGGCGATACAGAGCGGCAAGATCAGCTTCGAATTGCAGAACTCCCTGAGCATCTGGGATGTGCTTGCCGCCATCAACCTCGAAGACGGGGACGTGGTGCTGCGCACGGTCTATCCCTTGAGAGCCGAACGCGATTTGCGCTTTCGGGACCAGCCCGGACCGCTGCTGGGCATTCTGGAACTGACCCAGGACATCACCAGCGATTACGAAACCGTGCTGCACCTGCTGCGGCTCATCATCCTGACCACGTTCATGGGTTCGGCCGCTCTTTACGGGCTGATCTTTTTTCTTGTCCGCAAGGCCGACCGGGTGCTCGATGAAAGGCTGCGCGACAAGGACCGCCTGGAAAAGGAGTTGCTCCAGAACGAAAAGCTTGCCTCCATGGGGCGCATGGTGGCCAGTATCGCGCATGAAATCCGCAACCCGCTGGGCATCATCCGCAGCAGCGCGGAGCTTCTCCTCAAAAGGCAAAAGGCCGAAGGCGGAACCAACGTGAAGATGCTCGAAGCCATTTTTCACGAGTCCAAGCGCTTGAGCCAGACCGTGAACGATTTTCTTGATTACGCTCGCCCCCGTCAGCCTTCCCTGGAGGACGTCGATCTGGAGAAGGTCGTGCGCCATGCCGTGGGATTCCTGACCCAGGAGGGACAGGAGCATGGGGTGGTGGTGGAAAGCTCGTTGCCGACGAGGTATGTGGTCCAGGGAGACCGGGATCTTTTGTATCGGGGTTTCTACAACCTGATCAGCAACGCAATCCAGGCCTGCTCCGATGGCGGGCATGTGCGCATCATGCCGGTCTGCCATGAGGACCAGATGGCAGTGCTGGTGCAGGATACGGGCACGGGGTTTGATTCCAAGCAGCTGGACCGTTACGTCGAGCCTTTCTTCACGACCAAGGACACAGGTACGGGCCTGGGCCTGGCCATAACAAGTTCCATTTTTCAGATTCACGGCGCGGAGATGATCTTAAGGAACGGTCCTCACGGTGGGGCCGAAGCCTTGGTGATTTTTTCCGAGCCATGCTAG
- the pgi gene encoding glucose-6-phosphate isomerase, protein MIDQSPPWKALVEHVAELKHMRELFDRDPGRFDRFSAEGAGLFLDYSKNRITDKTMNLLFDLAGEADVAGRVEAMFSGSRINTTENRAVLHVALRADADQFILVDGINVVEQVQGVLDQMDVFTGKVRSGEWKGYTGARITDVVNIGIGGSDLGPRMVTAALDHYRQQDLDFHFVSNIDGTHISQVLGKVRPESTLFIIASKTFTTQETLTNAHTARDWFLRSGAAQADVARHFVALSTNEAAVREFGIDPANMFAFWDWVGGRYSLWSCIGLSIALAVGMENFRELLAGAREMDKHFRTTPFEHNIPVLLALLGVWYRNFHGLESHAVLPYDQYLALLPAYLQQADMESNGKGVNRDGIPVTHATGPILWGEPGTNGQHAFYQLLHQGTTVVPCDFLVAVNPLHAVGEHHTILLANFLAQTEALMRGRTLAEAEAELADLEPQAREALAPHKAFPGNRPSNSLLYERLTPRTLGSLIAMYEHKIFVQGVIWGINSFDQMGVELGKQLAGVILPELRGGAAGVHDASTLGLIRHCIDRRKS, encoded by the coding sequence GTGATTGACCAGTCCCCCCCGTGGAAAGCCCTTGTCGAACATGTCGCGGAGCTCAAGCACATGCGTGAGCTTTTTGACCGTGATCCGGGTCGTTTCGACCGTTTTTCAGCGGAAGGCGCCGGTCTTTTTCTGGATTATTCCAAGAACAGGATCACGGACAAGACCATGAACCTGCTTTTCGATCTGGCCGGCGAGGCCGACGTGGCCGGGCGGGTGGAGGCCATGTTTTCCGGTTCGCGCATCAACACCACCGAAAATCGGGCCGTGCTGCATGTGGCCCTGCGGGCGGACGCGGACCAGTTCATTCTCGTGGACGGGATAAACGTCGTGGAACAGGTGCAAGGGGTGCTGGACCAGATGGACGTGTTCACGGGCAAGGTCCGCTCCGGGGAATGGAAGGGCTACACGGGAGCGCGCATCACGGATGTGGTCAATATCGGCATCGGCGGGTCGGATCTGGGGCCGCGCATGGTCACGGCGGCTCTCGACCACTACCGTCAGCAGGATCTTGATTTTCATTTTGTTTCCAACATCGATGGCACGCACATCTCCCAAGTGCTGGGCAAGGTGCGCCCCGAAAGCACGCTTTTCATAATTGCCTCCAAGACCTTCACCACCCAGGAAACCCTGACCAACGCGCACACCGCCCGCGACTGGTTTCTGCGGAGCGGGGCGGCGCAGGCCGACGTGGCCCGGCATTTCGTGGCTCTGTCCACCAATGAGGCCGCTGTCCGGGAGTTCGGCATCGACCCGGCCAACATGTTCGCCTTCTGGGACTGGGTAGGGGGGCGCTACTCCCTGTGGTCCTGTATCGGCCTGTCCATCGCCCTGGCCGTGGGCATGGAGAACTTCCGCGAGCTTCTGGCCGGCGCCAGGGAGATGGACAAGCATTTTCGCACAACGCCCTTTGAGCACAACATCCCTGTGCTGCTGGCGCTTCTGGGCGTGTGGTACCGCAATTTCCACGGTTTGGAGTCCCATGCCGTGCTCCCTTATGACCAGTATCTGGCACTTTTGCCCGCGTATCTGCAGCAGGCGGACATGGAGAGCAACGGCAAGGGCGTGAACCGGGACGGAATACCCGTGACCCACGCCACGGGCCCGATCCTGTGGGGCGAGCCCGGCACCAACGGCCAGCATGCCTTTTACCAGCTTTTGCACCAGGGCACGACCGTGGTTCCCTGCGATTTTCTGGTAGCGGTCAATCCGCTGCATGCGGTCGGCGAGCATCACACCATCCTGCTGGCCAATTTTCTGGCCCAGACCGAGGCCCTCATGCGCGGGCGCACCCTGGCCGAGGCCGAAGCGGAACTCGCGGATCTTGAACCCCAGGCCCGAGAGGCGCTGGCTCCCCACAAGGCATTTCCGGGCAACCGCCCGAGCAACTCCCTGCTCTACGAGCGCCTCACTCCGCGCACGCTTGGCAGCCTGATCGCCATGTACGAGCACAAGATTTTCGTGCAGGGCGTCATCTGGGGGATCAATTCCTTCGACCAGATGGGCGTGGAGCTGGGCAAGCAGTTGGCGGGGGTGATTTTGCCGGAGCTTCGCGGCGGGGCGGCAGGCGTGCACGACGCTTCGACCCTGGGGCTTATCCGCCACTGCATTGACCGGCGCAAGTCTTGA